A single window of Periophthalmus magnuspinnatus isolate fPerMag1 chromosome 9, fPerMag1.2.pri, whole genome shotgun sequence DNA harbors:
- the LOC117376839 gene encoding guanine nucleotide-binding protein G(q) subunit alpha-like produces the protein MSKALFRTFITSPWFQNSSVILSLNKKDLLEEKIMSSHLVDYFPEYDGPQILKMFVDLNPDSDKIIYSHFTCATDTENIHLVFAAVKDTILQLNLKESNLV, from the exons atgagtAAAGCTCTATTCAGGACCTTTATCACGTCCCCCTGGTTCCAGAACTCCTCCGTGATCCTGTCCCTGAACAAGAAGGACCTGCTGGAGGAGAAGATCATGTCCTCACACCTGGTGGACTACTTCCCCGAGTACGACG GCCCTCAGATCCTGAAGATGTTTGTGGACCTAAACCCAGACAGTGACAAAATCATCTACTCCCACTTCACCTGTGCCACCGACACCGAAAACATCCACTTGGTGTTCGCCGCGGTCAAAGACACCATCCTGCAGCTCAACCTGAAGGAGTCCAACCTGGTCTAG